One stretch of Chryseobacterium indologenes DNA includes these proteins:
- a CDS encoding JAB domain-containing protein, which translates to MKFNIVNEIKLSYSRKGNSEKLVSSSRDAVDIFRQHFDRDEIDYRESFFALYLNQAHKVLGIRKISESGISSTVVDVRIIMQAALLCNASALILAHNHPSGNLKPSAEDLKITQSIKSASEFLNFKLLDHVILTSTDYLSFADEGHL; encoded by the coding sequence ATGAAATTTAATATTGTCAACGAGATAAAATTAAGTTATTCCAGAAAAGGAAATTCTGAAAAATTAGTTAGTAGTTCACGCGATGCAGTGGATATATTCCGTCAGCATTTTGACCGTGATGAAATAGATTATCGAGAATCATTTTTTGCTTTATATTTAAATCAGGCTCACAAAGTTTTAGGGATAAGAAAAATTTCTGAATCGGGAATTTCTTCAACGGTTGTCGATGTTCGTATCATTATGCAGGCGGCACTGCTTTGTAATGCTTCAGCTTTAATATTGGCACATAATCATCCCTCCGGAAATTTGAAACCCTCTGCCGAAGATCTGAAAATTACGCAGAGCATTAAAAGCGCATCAGAATTTTTAAACTTTAAATTACTGGATCATGTCATCCTTACATCAACCGATTATTTATCATTTGCCGACGAGGGTCATTTATAA
- a CDS encoding DNA adenine methylase: protein MNYLGSKKRLSGFIYNVISHAVGYQLADCSFCDLFAGTGVVGNYFHDKVKSIIYNDREYYSFVITSAFFSKVPEEKYRAILSELNQLDGTEGFIFNEYSESGAAGRLYFSSENGAKIDAIRMDIEKRFQSSDIDQDFYILLLATLLKAVDKVANTASVYCAYLKTLKIAATKNLQLLPLKRTSLSHPDCQIFNQDSNELIDQIQGHILYLDPPYNGREYSSYYHLLNTIALYDIDFEPRGNTGLRSYNTSKFCLRSEVENVMFDLLQRCNFQHVFLSYNNEGFLGHQIISEMMNSLGKYQCSKIDHQRFKSNKEMDKGRTVEYLHHLIK, encoded by the coding sequence ATGAATTATTTGGGATCTAAAAAAAGACTATCGGGGTTTATCTACAATGTCATTTCTCATGCTGTAGGATATCAACTCGCTGATTGTAGCTTCTGCGATCTGTTTGCAGGAACAGGAGTAGTAGGAAACTATTTTCATGATAAAGTTAAAAGTATCATTTACAATGATAGGGAATACTATAGTTTTGTGATTACAAGTGCATTCTTTAGCAAAGTGCCAGAAGAGAAATACAGGGCAATCCTTTCGGAGCTAAATCAATTAGATGGCACGGAAGGATTTATATTTAATGAATACTCGGAAAGTGGGGCAGCAGGAAGACTCTACTTTTCATCCGAAAACGGTGCAAAGATAGATGCCATAAGGATGGATATTGAAAAACGATTTCAAAGCTCTGACATAGATCAAGATTTTTATATACTTTTATTGGCTACCTTGTTAAAAGCGGTCGATAAAGTTGCTAATACAGCCTCCGTGTATTGCGCTTACCTAAAGACACTAAAAATAGCCGCCACCAAAAACTTACAATTACTTCCTCTTAAAAGAACGTCATTATCACATCCGGACTGTCAAATATTTAATCAGGACAGCAACGAATTAATTGATCAAATACAAGGTCATATCCTTTATTTGGATCCTCCGTACAATGGAAGAGAGTATAGTTCGTATTATCATTTGCTGAATACCATCGCTTTGTATGATATCGATTTTGAGCCTCGGGGAAATACTGGATTGAGATCCTATAATACATCAAAGTTCTGTTTAAGATCAGAGGTTGAAAATGTGATGTTCGATCTTTTACAAAGATGCAATTTTCAACATGTTTTTCTAAGCTATAATAATGAAGGGTTTCTAGGACATCAAATCATTTCGGAGATGATGAATAGTCTGGGCAAATACCAATGTTCAAAAATAGATCATCAGCGATTTAAAAGTAATAAAGAGATGGATAAAGGACGAACTGTAGAATATCTTCATCATTTAATTAAATGA
- a CDS encoding conjugal transfer protein TraO yields MNKIFLAIILIIAMGKKTLAQQMIPHQKGFEISYSVFPQSPEKQNYALGAGIISYTKNGNYLFGLTEYSRKYYEYTDYDIPIDTFLFNGGYSLHLWGDLMRNLNINFGIGGLAGYEQINKGNEMIYDGSNINATGNFIYGAGGKLSLESYLTEHLVFLVNGQLRYLPNSQLGQFYALFGFGMRFNF; encoded by the coding sequence ATGAATAAGATATTTTTAGCTATAATCTTGATTATTGCGATGGGTAAAAAAACTCTGGCTCAGCAAATGATCCCTCATCAAAAAGGATTCGAAATTTCATATTCAGTATTTCCACAATCTCCTGAAAAGCAAAATTACGCTTTAGGTGCAGGTATTATTTCTTACACCAAAAATGGTAATTATCTTTTCGGACTTACCGAATACAGCAGAAAATATTACGAATATACCGATTACGATATCCCGATTGATACTTTTTTATTCAATGGTGGTTACAGTCTCCATTTGTGGGGAGATCTGATGAGAAATCTCAATATTAATTTTGGTATAGGTGGGCTTGCAGGTTATGAACAAATCAATAAGGGAAATGAAATGATTTATGATGGCTCTAACATTAATGCAACCGGGAACTTTATTTACGGTGCAGGTGGTAAGCTGTCTTTAGAAAGTTATCTCACAGAACATTTGGTCTTCCTAGTCAACGGTCAGCTACGCTATTTGCCGAACAGTCAGCTTGGTCAATTTTACGCTTTGTTTGGTTTTGGAATGCGATTTAATTTTTAA
- a CDS encoding TraQ conjugal transfer family protein yields the protein MKNIINKKILQLCTNSLVIFVISFVLYSCQDSDLEIQQDFPFEVHIMPVPDKIAKNETVEIRISLITPYNFKGTTYNVRYFQYEGAGQLQYYSDPPYLPNDEYPLKQKQFRLYYTSQVSESHQFSIWIKDSFGNERRVDFEFDNAS from the coding sequence ATGAAAAATATAATCAACAAAAAGATCTTACAATTATGTACTAATTCACTGGTAATTTTCGTAATCAGTTTTGTCCTTTATTCATGTCAGGACAGCGATTTGGAAATTCAGCAAGACTTTCCTTTTGAAGTCCATATAATGCCTGTTCCTGATAAAATTGCTAAGAATGAGACGGTAGAGATTCGTATCTCACTCATTACTCCTTATAATTTTAAAGGGACTACTTACAATGTTCGTTATTTTCAATATGAAGGAGCCGGTCAACTTCAATATTACAGTGATCCTCCATATCTACCGAATGATGAATACCCTTTAAAGCAAAAGCAATTCAGGCTATACTACACATCTCAGGTTTCTGAATCACATCAATTCAGTATTTGGATCAAAGATAGTTTTGGTAATGAAAGAAGGGTCGATTTTGAATTCGACAATGCATCTTAA